One stretch of Streptomyces sp. R21 DNA includes these proteins:
- a CDS encoding phage holin family protein, translated as MGGTRWRTILSGVWRSIAVWAVSTVTMLVLAGALPDFQIQSDNGDSATRIAITAAAGAGVFGLLSSLVWPLLVRALLLVPALVLGLLVFFLNGSLLLIALRINPSGRGEAAPETAVVVAAVMSAVASATGAALAVRDDDAYRRRLYRLADRRRRRADGRPGPSTPGAVFLQLDGVGRDVLEEAVAKGLMPTVAEWLGGGQGVRQGPTHRLTPWRTDWSSQTGASQLGILHGTNHDIPAFRWYEKDSREVMVCNRPTSAAELQRRAIEHTGDGGLLTVDGASRGNLFSGGADQLALVLSMAARRGRENRSRAGYFAYFSDPANAVRTAMSFIAEVFREIGQSTRSRIRRQRPRVNRGGLYPFIRAFATVVERDVVVAAVIGDMLAGRNAVYADLVAYDEVAHHSGPRGRDTEKVLERLDRSLALIAKVAEHAPRAYRIVVLSDHGQSPGETFLTRYGLTLGNLVRAGCGLPVPRKAQRTHSGAEARATVRAALRRPVEEGGEQHRLARRSSEPIVLASGNLGLVSFPDVPHRMSREEIDRRHPALLATLANHPGVGFVLVRSEEYGGLVLGAMGAEVPVDELSDEHPGPLADFGPGAADAVRRTHGFPHTADIMVNSAYDPAEGEVLAFEEQIGSHGGLGGAQGHPFLLSPMAFSAPVEDGAELAGAEQVHRVLRRWLRECDGPQVPLTPAERPDESERASQSGSQAA; from the coding sequence GTGGGCGGTACGCGGTGGCGGACGATTCTGAGCGGCGTGTGGCGGAGCATCGCCGTGTGGGCGGTGTCCACGGTCACAATGCTCGTCCTCGCCGGTGCGCTGCCCGACTTCCAGATCCAGTCCGACAACGGTGACAGCGCCACCCGGATCGCCATCACCGCGGCGGCCGGCGCGGGCGTCTTCGGTCTGCTGTCCTCGCTGGTCTGGCCGCTCCTGGTCAGGGCGCTGCTTCTGGTGCCGGCCCTGGTGCTCGGCCTGCTGGTGTTCTTCCTCAACGGCTCCCTGCTGCTGATCGCCCTGCGCATCAACCCGTCCGGGCGCGGGGAGGCCGCCCCCGAGACCGCCGTGGTGGTCGCGGCCGTCATGTCCGCCGTCGCCTCGGCCACCGGCGCCGCCCTGGCCGTACGGGACGACGACGCGTACCGGCGCAGGCTGTACCGGCTCGCGGACCGCCGACGCAGACGTGCCGACGGACGGCCGGGCCCCTCGACGCCCGGCGCGGTCTTCCTTCAGCTCGACGGCGTAGGCCGCGACGTCCTGGAGGAGGCCGTGGCCAAGGGCCTGATGCCGACCGTGGCCGAATGGCTGGGCGGGGGGCAAGGTGTCCGCCAAGGGCCCACCCACCGGCTCACCCCCTGGCGCACCGACTGGTCCAGCCAGACCGGCGCCAGCCAGCTCGGCATCCTGCACGGCACCAACCACGACATCCCCGCCTTCCGCTGGTACGAGAAGGACAGCCGGGAGGTGATGGTCTGCAACCGCCCCACCAGCGCCGCCGAACTCCAGCGCCGGGCCATCGAGCACACCGGCGACGGCGGCCTGCTCACCGTCGACGGTGCCAGCCGCGGCAACCTCTTCAGCGGCGGCGCCGACCAGCTCGCCCTCGTGCTCTCCATGGCCGCGCGCCGGGGCAGGGAGAACCGCTCCCGGGCGGGCTACTTCGCGTACTTCTCCGACCCCGCCAACGCGGTGCGTACGGCCATGTCGTTCATCGCCGAGGTCTTCCGGGAGATCGGCCAGTCCACGCGCTCCCGCATACGCAGACAGCGGCCGCGCGTCAACCGCGGCGGCCTCTACCCGTTCATCCGCGCCTTCGCGACCGTCGTCGAGCGGGACGTCGTCGTCGCCGCGGTCATCGGGGACATGCTCGCCGGACGCAACGCCGTCTACGCGGACCTCGTGGCCTACGACGAGGTGGCGCACCACTCCGGGCCGCGCGGCCGGGACACCGAGAAGGTCCTCGAACGGCTCGACCGGTCGCTGGCGCTGATCGCGAAGGTCGCCGAGCACGCCCCGCGCGCGTACCGCATCGTGGTGCTCTCCGACCACGGGCAGAGCCCCGGCGAGACGTTCCTGACCCGCTACGGACTGACCCTCGGCAACCTGGTCCGCGCGGGCTGCGGGCTGCCCGTGCCGCGCAAGGCGCAGCGCACGCACAGCGGCGCCGAGGCCCGCGCCACCGTGCGAGCCGCGCTGCGCAGGCCCGTCGAGGAGGGCGGCGAACAGCACCGCCTGGCCCGCCGCAGCTCGGAGCCCATCGTGCTGGCCTCCGGCAACCTCGGGCTCGTCTCCTTCCCCGACGTGCCGCACCGGATGAGCCGTGAGGAGATCGACCGCCGCCACCCCGCCCTGCTGGCCACGCTCGCCAACCACCCCGGTGTCGGCTTCGTCCTGGTCCGCAGCGAGGAGTACGGCGGACTCGTCCTCGGCGCGATGGGCGCGGAGGTCCCGGTGGACGAGCTGAGCGACGAACACCCGGGCCCGCTCGCCGACTTCGGGCCGGGCGCCGCCGACGCCGTACGCCGCACGCACGGTTTTCCGCACACCGCCGACATCATGGTCAACTCCGCGTACGACCCGGCGGAGGGCGAAGTCCTCGCCTTCGAGGAGCAGATCGGCTCGCACGGCGGGCTCGGCGGGGCGCAAGGGCACCCCTTCCTGCTCTCGCCGATGGCCTTCTCCGCACCCGTCGAGGACGGCGCCGAACTGGCCGGAGCGGAGCAGGTGCACCGCGTGCTGCGGCGCTGGCTGCGCGAGTGCGACGGCCCCCAGGTGCCGCTGACGCCGGCGGAGCGCCCGGACGAGAGCGAACGCGCTTCCCAATCTGGAAGTCAAGCGGCGTGA
- a CDS encoding MBL fold metallo-hydrolase produces MPVEITWWGHATCTVEDSGTRVLTDPLFARRLAHLRRRRGAPPPPEAAVADVALVSHLHADHLHLPSLARLAPGTRLLVPRGAPRAVPGLRRLDHLRLTEVAPGDRTHVGDLVIRAVSARHDGRRLPVGPQRSPALGYVIEGAARTYFAGDTGLFESMAEEVGPVDVALLPVGGWGPYLGEGHLDAGRAAQALARLAPSSAVPVHYGTFWPIGMDAVRPHEFHAPGEEFVRLAAERAPEVTVHHLAHGESVRPEAAR; encoded by the coding sequence GTGCCGGTGGAGATCACCTGGTGGGGTCACGCCACCTGCACGGTCGAGGACTCCGGTACGCGCGTGCTGACGGACCCGCTCTTCGCGCGCCGGCTCGCGCATCTGCGCCGGCGCCGGGGGGCGCCGCCCCCGCCCGAGGCGGCGGTCGCGGACGTCGCCCTCGTCTCGCATCTGCACGCCGACCATCTGCATCTGCCCTCGCTGGCCCGGCTCGCGCCGGGCACCCGGCTGCTGGTGCCGCGAGGCGCGCCGCGCGCGGTGCCGGGGCTGCGCCGGCTGGACCATCTCCGGCTCACCGAGGTGGCGCCCGGGGACCGGACACACGTCGGTGACCTGGTCATACGTGCTGTTTCGGCACGGCACGACGGGCGGCGGCTGCCGGTCGGGCCGCAGCGTTCACCCGCGCTCGGGTACGTCATCGAGGGCGCCGCGCGCACCTACTTCGCCGGAGACACCGGGCTGTTCGAGTCGATGGCCGAGGAGGTCGGGCCCGTCGACGTGGCGCTGCTGCCGGTGGGCGGGTGGGGGCCGTATCTCGGCGAGGGGCACCTCGACGCGGGCCGGGCCGCCCAGGCGCTCGCCCGGCTCGCGCCGTCCAGCGCCGTGCCGGTGCACTACGGCACGTTCTGGCCGATCGGGATGGACGCCGTGCGCCCCCATGAATTCCATGCGCCGGGCGAGGAGTTCGTGCGCCTGGCCGCCGAACGTGCCCCGGAGGTCACCGTGCACCACCTCGCCCACGGCGAGAGCGTACGACCGGAGGCCGCCCGGTGA
- a CDS encoding DedA family protein has translation MFLSGAAGPVGGQVLAAARPVGSELLAAVGPVGGQVLAAAGRAVPQESTQQAIGYPSLFLLVLIGALVPVVPTGALVSSAAVVAFHQTAPLALLFVFVTASLAAFLGDVTLYWLGRRGMRSRNGSRWLETLRDRAPEDRLAQAQERLDDHGVAVLVLSRLVPAGRIPVMLACLMARMPLRTFARGDVPACLAWAVTYQLIGILGGSLFEEPWEGVVAAVALTLAISVAPSLWRRVRRPTTR, from the coding sequence ATGTTCCTCTCCGGTGCGGCGGGGCCGGTCGGTGGACAGGTGCTGGCTGCGGCGCGGCCGGTCGGCTCCGAGCTGTTGGCTGCTGTGGGACCGGTCGGTGGACAGGTGCTGGCCGCTGCCGGGAGGGCCGTGCCGCAGGAGTCCACTCAGCAGGCGATCGGGTATCCGTCGCTGTTCCTGCTGGTGCTGATCGGGGCACTGGTGCCGGTGGTGCCGACGGGGGCGCTGGTCAGTTCGGCGGCGGTGGTGGCGTTCCATCAGACGGCGCCGCTCGCTCTGCTGTTCGTCTTCGTGACCGCCTCGCTCGCCGCGTTCCTCGGGGACGTCACCCTGTACTGGCTGGGACGGCGCGGGATGCGCTCCAGGAACGGCTCGCGCTGGCTGGAGACGTTGCGCGACCGCGCTCCCGAGGACCGGCTCGCCCAGGCGCAGGAGAGGCTGGACGACCACGGCGTGGCCGTCCTCGTCCTGTCCCGGCTCGTCCCGGCCGGCCGTATCCCGGTGATGCTGGCCTGCCTGATGGCGAGGATGCCGCTGCGCACGTTCGCCCGCGGCGACGTCCCCGCCTGTCTGGCCTGGGCCGTGACCTACCAGCTCATCGGCATCCTCGGCGGCTCCCTCTTCGAGGAGCCGTGGGAGGGCGTGGTCGCGGCGGTGGCCCTGACCCTGGCGATCAGCGTCGCGCCGAGTCTGTGGCGCCGGGTGCGCCGGCCGACGACCCGGTAG
- a CDS encoding MBL fold metallo-hydrolase, whose translation MTQQSESTKTTSTGKGTSRNTTSTTTRAEEDADDSASSSVQAEPRPQAGRLPAFAPLGPLEPLDPLEPLEPLDPLAPVTEPAELRPPGAPRLWPRSFASRLTAPLPGLKAFARFAREGAVRPGPEGLADIPRLPFEPGPLPRVDARTVAVSWAGHASWVVRIGGLTVLTDPVWSRRILGTPARITPVGVAWSALPRVDAVVISHNHYDHLDAPTLRRLPRDTPVFVPAGLARWFRRRRFTRITELDWWEGVELGGVRFDFVPAHHWSKRGLLDTCRTLWGGWVLTARDGQRVYFAGDTGYGHWFSRIGRRYPGIDLALLPIGAYDPRWWLSDVHCDPEEAVRAAQDLGAHRMAPMHWGTFVLSAEPVLEPLTRVRAAWQKAGLAREDLWDLPVGASRVLA comes from the coding sequence ATGACGCAGCAGTCCGAGTCGACCAAGACCACGAGCACGGGCAAGGGCACGAGCAGGAACACGACCTCGACGACGACCAGGGCCGAGGAGGACGCCGACGATTCGGCGTCCTCCTCGGTGCAGGCGGAGCCCCGGCCCCAGGCCGGCCGTCTGCCCGCCTTCGCCCCCCTCGGGCCTCTTGAACCCCTCGATCCCCTCGAACCACTTGAGCCTCTCGACCCCCTCGCTCCTGTCACCGAGCCGGCCGAGCTCCGGCCGCCCGGTGCGCCCCGGCTGTGGCCGCGGTCGTTCGCCTCACGGCTCACCGCGCCGCTGCCGGGGCTCAAGGCCTTCGCCCGGTTCGCCCGGGAGGGCGCGGTGCGGCCAGGGCCCGAGGGGCTCGCCGACATCCCGCGGCTGCCCTTCGAACCGGGGCCGCTGCCACGGGTGGACGCGCGCACGGTCGCCGTCTCCTGGGCGGGACACGCGAGCTGGGTGGTCCGCATCGGCGGGCTCACCGTCCTCACCGACCCGGTGTGGTCGCGCCGGATCCTCGGCACCCCGGCCCGGATCACCCCCGTAGGAGTGGCCTGGAGCGCGCTGCCGCGCGTCGACGCGGTCGTCATCAGCCACAACCACTACGACCACCTGGACGCGCCCACCCTGCGCCGACTCCCGCGCGACACCCCGGTGTTCGTGCCGGCCGGGCTCGCGCGCTGGTTCCGGCGCCGCCGGTTCACCCGCATCACCGAGCTGGACTGGTGGGAAGGGGTCGAACTGGGCGGCGTGCGCTTCGACTTCGTCCCCGCGCACCACTGGTCCAAGCGGGGCCTGCTCGACACCTGCCGCACGCTGTGGGGCGGCTGGGTGCTGACAGCGCGCGACGGGCAGCGGGTCTACTTCGCGGGCGACACGGGGTACGGCCACTGGTTCTCGCGCATCGGCCGCCGGTACCCCGGGATCGACCTGGCGCTGCTGCCGATCGGCGCGTACGACCCGCGCTGGTGGCTCAGCGACGTGCACTGCGACCCGGAGGAGGCGGTGCGCGCCGCCCAGGACCTCGGCGCCCACCGTATGGCGCCCATGCACTGGGGCACGTTCGTGCTCTCCGCCGAACCGGTGCTGGAACCGCTGACCCGGGTGCGGGCGGCCTGGCAGAAGGCGGGGCTCGCCCGGGAGGACCTGTGGGACCTGCCGGTCGGGGCGTCGCGGGTACTGGCGTGA
- a CDS encoding aminotransferase class I/II-fold pyridoxal phosphate-dependent enzyme: MRTTDTQGHGPVRYGPPFPDQGLPVLPDLAAVLAASADRADTAPTGGGPALLDAACGYWARRGLAAGPDRVAAAPGAPALLLALTGALGGDVLLPRPCAAWWAPQARLLGRSVYHVGTPAESGGVPDPYALLETLRRVRAEGGDPRLLVLSVADDPTATVAPPEVVHASVEAAAAEGLHVVSDETWRDTLHRPHDTVLLSPAEMLPDRVTVVTDLSGPFLPAGWPAAIARFPDTADGTRLRARVLDVLTVLGARVAEPVAAAAAYALGEPDTVTERLAAAVGLHARVAVAAHHAVVAAGAVARPPQAGRHLYVDLGPLRPALVAHGVGDAQELEEFLTARLGMPAPGGHRFGDDLEALRVRLSTRPLLGATAGERAECLDSPAPLELPHAQRALNLLGSVFDDLRDDAR, from the coding sequence ATGCGGACGACGGACACCCAGGGACACGGTCCGGTCCGCTACGGCCCGCCCTTTCCCGACCAGGGCCTGCCCGTCCTGCCCGACCTCGCCGCAGTGCTCGCCGCCTCCGCGGACCGCGCCGACACCGCGCCCACCGGCGGCGGCCCCGCACTCCTGGACGCCGCCTGCGGCTACTGGGCCCGGCGCGGCCTGGCCGCCGGACCCGACCGCGTGGCCGCCGCACCCGGCGCGCCCGCGCTGCTCCTCGCCCTGACCGGCGCCCTCGGCGGCGACGTCCTGCTGCCGCGCCCGTGCGCGGCGTGGTGGGCGCCCCAGGCACGCCTGTTGGGAAGATCCGTGTACCACGTGGGGACGCCCGCGGAGTCCGGCGGCGTCCCGGATCCGTACGCCCTCCTGGAGACCCTCCGCCGGGTCCGCGCCGAGGGCGGTGACCCGCGGCTGCTCGTGCTCTCCGTCGCCGACGACCCCACCGCCACGGTGGCGCCGCCCGAGGTGGTCCACGCGAGCGTGGAGGCCGCCGCGGCCGAGGGACTGCACGTGGTCAGCGACGAGACCTGGCGCGACACCCTGCACCGGCCGCACGACACCGTGCTGCTCAGCCCCGCCGAGATGCTCCCCGACCGGGTCACCGTCGTCACCGACCTCTCCGGCCCCTTCCTGCCGGCCGGCTGGCCCGCCGCTATCGCCCGCTTCCCCGACACCGCGGACGGCACCCGGCTGCGCGCCCGCGTCCTGGACGTCCTCACCGTGCTCGGCGCCCGGGTCGCCGAACCCGTCGCCGCGGCCGCGGCGTACGCCCTCGGCGAGCCCGACACGGTCACCGAGCGGCTCGCGGCCGCCGTGGGCCTGCACGCGCGCGTGGCCGTCGCCGCGCACCACGCGGTCGTCGCGGCGGGCGCCGTCGCCCGGCCCCCGCAGGCCGGGCGGCACCTGTACGTGGACCTCGGGCCGCTGCGCCCGGCGCTCGTCGCGCACGGCGTCGGTGACGCACAGGAGCTGGAGGAGTTCCTCACCGCCCGTCTGGGCATGCCCGCGCCCGGCGGCCACCGCTTCGGAGACGACCTCGAAGCGCTCCGGGTACGCCTGTCCACCCGCCCGCTGCTCGGCGCCACGGCCGGGGAGCGGGCCGAATGTCTCGATTCACCCGCACCGCTGGAACTGCCACATGCGCAACGCGCGTTGAACCTCCTGGGATCGGTCTTCGACGATCTCCGCGACGACGCTCGGTGA
- a CDS encoding ANTAR domain-containing response regulator, protein MPDTGQLGYVGTESPESSLPVRRLSELARQAVRCTVDCCGASSMVAGSERAEDRPAAVTHPDLAGLVSVQLRSGDGPIPAALERGEPVDATDLLRDDRWPDYRAVALDSGVRSSVTIPFRRSGLTVTLSLYSFRPGALEDAPHGPARALGDLAATCLVRDRSYRAALVELDQMEAALRSRPVVDQACGIVMHVLGCDADTAFGVLRRISQGTNRKLSDVASVVVQRRGRGLEQELVSLHN, encoded by the coding sequence ATGCCGGACACCGGACAACTCGGCTATGTGGGAACGGAATCACCGGAATCTTCACTTCCGGTCAGGAGGCTCTCGGAACTCGCCCGACAGGCCGTCCGCTGCACCGTCGACTGCTGCGGCGCCAGCAGCATGGTCGCGGGCAGCGAGCGCGCCGAGGACCGGCCCGCCGCGGTGACCCACCCCGATCTCGCCGGACTCGTCTCGGTCCAGCTCCGCTCCGGCGACGGACCGATCCCCGCCGCACTGGAACGCGGCGAGCCCGTCGACGCGACGGACCTGCTGCGGGACGACCGCTGGCCCGACTACCGCGCCGTCGCCCTCGACTCGGGTGTGCGCTCCAGCGTCACGATTCCCTTCCGGCGCTCCGGCCTCACCGTGACCCTCAGCCTGTACAGCTTCCGGCCCGGCGCCCTGGAGGACGCCCCGCACGGCCCGGCCCGCGCGCTGGGCGACCTCGCCGCGACCTGCCTGGTCCGCGACCGCTCCTACCGCGCCGCGCTCGTCGAGCTGGACCAGATGGAGGCCGCGCTGCGCTCACGGCCCGTCGTCGACCAGGCGTGCGGCATCGTCATGCACGTCCTCGGCTGCGACGCGGACACCGCCTTCGGTGTCCTGCGCCGGATCTCGCAGGGCACCAACCGCAAACTCTCCGACGTCGCCTCCGTCGTGGTGCAGCGGCGGGGCCGCGGCCTGGAGCAGGAACTGGTCTCCCTGCACAACTGA
- a CDS encoding PAS domain-containing protein produces MAQTDEFGEELADFVRRVAELKAARSVPAEDLPTVLDAAIFELDHVADQLWPWYERLSSGGSPGGGSPDRQEQQLLKALFQRLPVPVALVDRETVVRRLNFAATSFTGVRAGYATGRPLTGFLAHADRAAFRSQAAAVARGEGDRSLTVHLQQRPSVPVGATLAALRPSGELRNAVVVVLTPSDNRVPSGDSGTGPIPSLTETTRHTTLMDLVDAMTSALLSGPARDRAAVLERASGVLCERFADWVVADSGALPLTRTRVLGPPDSAEAARDLAAQAPAACPLVVEAARGGATALQVRPEDPEAFGRDASGAPVLVRANVTSLLCVPLAVPSGPVRGVLTLFRSGARLAFSMAEAQAMDMMSRHIALAMARAE; encoded by the coding sequence ATGGCGCAGACCGATGAATTCGGTGAAGAACTCGCGGACTTCGTGCGCCGTGTGGCAGAGCTCAAAGCCGCACGGTCCGTACCGGCCGAGGATCTCCCGACCGTGCTCGACGCGGCGATCTTCGAACTCGACCATGTGGCGGACCAGTTGTGGCCGTGGTACGAGCGGCTCTCCTCGGGCGGGTCCCCGGGCGGCGGCTCCCCGGACCGCCAGGAGCAGCAACTGTTGAAGGCGCTCTTCCAACGGCTGCCGGTGCCGGTGGCGCTGGTGGACCGCGAGACGGTGGTGCGCAGGCTGAACTTCGCGGCGACCTCGTTCACCGGAGTCCGCGCCGGTTATGCGACGGGCCGCCCGCTGACCGGGTTCCTCGCGCACGCCGACCGGGCCGCGTTCCGTTCCCAGGCCGCGGCGGTGGCGCGCGGGGAGGGCGACCGCAGCCTCACGGTGCACCTCCAGCAGCGGCCCTCCGTGCCGGTCGGGGCCACGCTCGCCGCGCTGCGGCCCAGCGGCGAACTGCGCAACGCCGTCGTCGTAGTACTGACGCCGTCGGACAACCGGGTGCCGTCCGGCGACAGCGGAACCGGCCCGATCCCGAGCCTCACCGAGACGACGCGGCACACCACGCTGATGGATCTGGTGGACGCGATGACCAGCGCGCTGCTGAGCGGCCCCGCACGGGACCGGGCCGCGGTGCTGGAGCGGGCGTCCGGGGTGCTGTGCGAACGGTTCGCGGACTGGGTCGTGGCGGACTCGGGGGCGCTGCCGCTGACCCGTACGAGAGTCCTCGGCCCGCCCGACTCCGCCGAGGCGGCACGGGACCTGGCCGCGCAGGCCCCCGCCGCGTGCCCCCTCGTCGTGGAGGCGGCACGCGGCGGGGCCACGGCGCTTCAGGTGCGCCCCGAGGACCCGGAGGCCTTCGGCCGTGACGCCTCGGGCGCCCCGGTCCTCGTACGCGCGAATGTGACGTCCCTGCTCTGTGTGCCGCTGGCCGTCCCGTCGGGCCCCGTCCGGGGGGTGCTCACGCTGTTCCGGAGCGGGGCCCGGCTGGCGTTCTCGATGGCCGAGGCGCAGGCGATGGACATGATGTCCCGTCATATCGCGCTGGCGATGGCGCGAGCGGAGTGA
- a CDS encoding RNA polymerase sigma factor SigF, with translation MRTATAKHHPHDDAPDTAEAFRKLAKLPPGQQRDTLREEIVEAWLPMAERLAGRFRSRGESLDDLRQVAALGLVKAVDRYDPELGNAFESYAVPTVTGEIKRHFRDHMWTLHVPRRVQDLRNRVRFASQDLAQTVSGRRPTVAEIAKHANMSEEDVLVGLEALESYTALSLDAELPGSEDGYSLSDALGSPDPALDTVVDREAVKPRLRALPERERAILYMRFFGDMTQSSIAEELGISQMHVSRLISRCCNRLREQVMQDAA, from the coding sequence ATGCGCACTGCAACCGCGAAGCACCATCCGCACGACGACGCCCCCGATACGGCTGAGGCGTTCCGCAAGCTCGCCAAGCTGCCCCCTGGGCAGCAGCGCGACACGCTCCGCGAGGAGATCGTCGAGGCCTGGCTGCCCATGGCCGAACGGCTCGCCGGCCGCTTCCGCAGCCGCGGCGAGAGCCTCGACGACCTGCGCCAGGTCGCCGCGCTGGGCCTGGTCAAGGCCGTGGACCGGTACGACCCCGAGCTCGGGAACGCCTTCGAGAGCTACGCCGTCCCGACCGTCACCGGTGAGATCAAACGCCACTTCCGCGACCACATGTGGACCCTGCACGTACCGCGCCGGGTCCAGGACCTGCGCAACCGCGTACGGTTCGCCTCCCAGGACCTCGCGCAGACCGTGTCCGGCCGCAGGCCCACCGTCGCCGAGATCGCCAAGCACGCCAACATGAGCGAGGAGGACGTACTGGTGGGCCTGGAGGCCCTGGAAAGCTACACCGCGCTGTCCCTGGACGCCGAGCTGCCGGGCAGCGAGGACGGGTACTCGCTCAGCGACGCGCTCGGCTCGCCCGACCCGGCCCTCGACACCGTCGTCGACCGCGAGGCCGTCAAGCCGAGGCTGCGCGCCCTGCCCGAACGCGAACGCGCCATCCTCTACATGCGGTTCTTCGGCGACATGACCCAAAGCAGCATCGCCGAAGAGCTCGGCATCTCCCAGATGCACGTCTCACGCCTGATCAGCCGCTGCTGCAACCGGCTGCGCGAGCAGGTCATGCAGGACGCGGCATAG